GGAAGTTATTGATGAATTCATGTATAAATGCATATCTATGAAGCGCCAACAAGGGGTATTGAAAAAATTTGACCATAAGTCTGTAGCAGTTGAGAACGATAAACTAGACCTTTCAACAGCTTTCATGGAATTTGCGGACAAGGAAATGCCAGGGAATCCTGATAAATTTTTGAGGGACACTTTGCTTAGTTTAATAATTGGTGGGAAAGATTCAACTAGTGTAGCCCTTTCTTGGTTGTTTTGGCTTCTTTCACAGAATCCTTCAGTGGAATCCAAGATTTATGAAGAGATCAACACAAATTTGCAATCAAAAGAAGTTAAAAGTTGGATGCTGTTTAGCAAAAAGGAAGAGTTGCAGAAACTGGTTTATCTGCATGCAGCTGTCTGTGAGGCTTTAAGACTCTACCCTTCAGTTCCTCTTAATCACAAGACCCCAGCACAAGCCGACATTCTTCCAAGTGGACATCGGGTGGAAAAAGACTCTAAAATCTTGTTGTTTTATTATGCCATGGGAAGAATGGAGAGCATATGGGGAAAAGATTGCTTGGAGTTCAAGCCTGAGAGATGGATAACTAAACACGGAGGCCTTAATCATGAACCTTCATACAAGTTTATTGCTTTTAATGCCGGGCCAAGACTTTGTATAGGTAAGGATATGACGCTCACACGGATAAAGATTATTGCAACAACCATCATACATGCTTACTCCATTCAGGTGGTCGAAAATCACCCGGTAGTCCCAAGTGCTTCTGTCATTCTCGAAATGAAATATGGTTTGAAGGTCAGAGTAACTAAAAGAAGTGCATAATTCTGCTTCTGTGGAATGAACCATTTGTGTGTTCTAACCCAAGAATTAAAATCTTCTTGTTATATCATTTCAATTAATTGGTACGTAGTCCACGGATATCGTGCCTCGCGTTTGTAATGCAGTTCAGCTGCTTTTTATTCTCATgtattatttttcttttcttgttTGCCTTGAAGATGTTTATTGTTTGCTACTTGCTTGCACGCATCTCTGATGCTTTTCATTTGGAATCTGTACCGGAATAAACCatcataataattaaatatcTCTTTATTATTTATACTAGCCTAAAACTCGTGCTATGCACGGATTATTTTTAatattgtataattttttttaatttaatttaaattaaaaaatttaagttatgaaacttaatttttttgaaattttaataatataatcaGATAATACTTATTAATATACACAGGTGTATAAATTAGTTAAACTACggttttaaaaaataatgtaatGATTGAAATTTATAGGTGTGTTTACAGaaaattattatatttaactAAAAGGTAAATTTTAACTGAGATCGATAGTATACGAATTGTCATTAGTTTGTTAACGAaccaaatccaactaactatattCAGATTTATGTTAGTTTAATATTTTTAAACCCGAATCAATGGTAAAATTTTTATGTGTTAATGACAAAAAATTAATGTTAGCTTGAGACcccgttatatcaaccaaatttagctaattatacttactattttgtttaattttattttagcccggggtgattattattttattttacaccgaatggataatatgtattattttgttttagtttgatgacattatatcgacctCACAAATTTCCATTAAAATTTTCATTTTGTTATAGTCCggtccaataatataatattttagcgggatcaataatatttattattttattttatcccgATTATTCAAATTTAACTAACtatatgtaaaaaaaaattatttatttatttaagattggatcaatgttataattttgtttagcccAGCCGGTagtttgatgacattatattgaatttcttttcaaatttttattttgttttagtccggtccaataatataatatttttagcgggatcaataatatttattattctatTTTACCCGATTCTtcaaatccaactaactatatgtagttttttctattttttcataTAGAACTGGGGttaatagtataattttgtttagcccggccgggtgaattttatatattatcttgttttaaagaaaattattagacatagtataattttgttatgaatatttatttatttgtgagagtattttattttaaatattaatataattagATAACCATATCGACTACTAACCAAATTTTCATTATTGCGTATTCaatataatatagtatagatttgcatatctatactatattataatagacgaaacattaaaagtttggtagtcggtcggtcggtacttgctggaattacttaattatccttacttaattattctaattctaattattgggacgatcaattctaattctaattgatattaaagtcaactcCTTTACCgatttcaattctattttatatcgaactctatatcattataatttatattaaattcaacttcttctatcaatttatattttaattcatatcgatttcaatattattctaatttgtactacgggctaaattaaatttaagcgaactaaatataattattaatatttagtTGATATATCATGTGAATCGATTTAAGATAAAATAATAGTATTATCCATCATCCTAAAAAAATTGTactaatgaacttggataaatagaataatatattttatttattcaggataaaaaaatacattatataattaattcacactaacacaaaactaaaataaaaataaaattcgaccaacaaaaataaaatcatatatactaattattcagtctaaaataaaattatcttattgatcaagatttttaaaaaaaattaaaattaaactaaaaataattagtttgatttaaTCGGTGTATTGGGtatcgggctaaaataaaataatgtaaaccactgatccgagataaatcaaattaatattagactaagtataattcgtatcctattgatgcgaactaaaaaaatcaaattttaattaaaacataaatattactttttaaaaaatacacataaaattatcaataaaactatatcgttcaatcagtaatattgtctttttctaatatcttttatagaattatagttaatcgattaagtaatcaccatgctaaaataatattttttaaggtccgaacataatggagacattatatttttagcctcactaaaaaaataatttcgttataataatATTTCCCCCTTACCAATactatcactttaaataagtttaaatgttctaaaaacTTATGAACATATAtgtctactaatataattattatgaaatcatatcatttaaagttttaaatgaacaaaattaagaattgaattcaaattttttaaaaaaatttatataatattaaaaaatatctgtgtgatccgtgcatcgcacgggttttaagctagtGTAACGTAGGAAAAGTTAGAATTTGATAAACTATTCATGATGAAGAACTAGCAAACACGAAAGACACGGAAAGAGGAACTCAATACATCTTTGCAGCAGTAGCTCGAATGCAAACGATTTCTTGGTAGCTTTCTTGTAATAAACAAGATTAAAATATAGAATTTATAATAAAATGCAAGATGTGTactttgaaatttttaaattGTGTAACTTGTATATTTGTAATTTAAAAATAGCAAAATGTGAACATATAATTAACAAAAGGCATgcattttattaatatatatatatatatatatatatatatatatatatatatatatatatatatatatatatatatatatatatagagtaaaGTTATATGGAGCCCACTTTTAATTGGAGTCCTTGGAGTCCATCTATATTctacaaaataaaatatcttctaaaatgtgttattttgcaaaacatgtttcaCACATATCATTATTTgaataaaatcatgcaaatctcatatatttacgagtacaatatgtatgttctcCAACAttaacatttatgttctgcaaactaagcatgttttgtagaataatatattttgcaacgTTCTACTTGTAAAATTTATGTAATCTGCAAGATTTttaataaaattgtgatatttgtagaatatcATTAGAAAAATAATAGGTTCTGCAAcaatttaagctatattttacttgcagaacatatatggacttgAAGGACTCCAATGAAATAGGGGACTTCATAGaacctaatatatatatatatatatatatatatatattatcaagAAGTATTTTTTTCTCTCCGTCTGTTAATGTGAGAGCTTTGTTTTTCTCTCCGTCTGTTTCTTCAGCATCGTGAGAGTCTTCGAATGGCAAGATATCAGAGTATTGATGATCAAATGGCGAGTTTGAATATAGAGAAGGAGGAGAATGAAGAGTTAATTGGTCACTTCCTAACAGAAAAGAATATTAACACAAAGGCTATGAAGACCAAGATGGCGGATATATGGAAGCCAACAATGGGGATAAATATAAAGGAGATTGAGACATGAATCTTTTTGTTTCAGTTCTATCATAGGGAAGATATGATGTGGGTTTTCAATGATGGTCCTTGGTCTTTTGATAATGCCATGCTTCTGGTGGAGGTTATTGCAATGGAGATGGATCCGTTAAAAGTGCAGGTATGGTCTTTGAACATATGGATTCAGATTCAAGACCTTCCAAATGGATTCATGACAGAGGCAGTAGGGAAGCAGCTTGGCAATTTTTTTAGCGAATTCTTGGTATATGATACAAAGAACAACACTTGTATATGGCGTGAATGCATGAGGCTTAAGATAGGAATTAATGTTCGTAAACcactgaaaaggaagaaaaagataaTTCGCAAGAATGGAACAGAGTTTGTTGTCACATGTAAATATGAACGACTGGGAGACTTCTGCTTCTCATGTGGCCTCGTTTCACATACAGATAGATTTTGCAGGCGTTTTATTGATAGGAGGGGAGAAGAGGGAAATAAAGAGTGGGGTTCGTGGCTCAGGGCACCACCACGGCGAACGACGGGGCAGGAAAAAAGTAAGTGGTTGAGGGAGGAGAACGATTTGGAGTGGGAAGCGCGGATTGGGCACGAGAATAACGGGGAAAAAATATCTGGAGAAATTTTAGGAAGGAAAGGGAAGTAGGTGTCTGTTAGACGTGATTATAGGGATCCTATCATAATCTCAAAATTCAAAAGTAACGTGGAAAGTGAAAGTGAAAGTGGCGGGATAAATCATAGTAATGGGCCTAACAGAATAATAGATTTACAAGATGGGCTTGAGAGTGATGAGGATGTTGGACTTAATATTGCAAATATAAAAAGGAAGAGAAGTGGGCCTGTAACGGAGGGAACGATGGATACAGAGGGGGGTATTAAAATGTTGGAGTTTACTGAGAGTACAAGTTTACAACAAGGAGCTGTGTTTTCTGATGTAGATTATGCAATAACTAATAGGCAACAGGATTTGGCTAAGCTTGCGATGCAAGCTAGCCACTCATCATGAAACACATAAGCTGAAACTGTCGGGGGCTGGGAAACCCTCGATCAGTTCGAATTCTTGGGGACTTAGTAAAGTCTCATAATCACATGCTGTTATTTTTATCTGAAACACTAGTTAAAGGTGATATTATATCTGATTTAATTAGGAGGTTTGGTTTTGCTGATTTTTTTTGTAGTGGATGCAGTTGGCATGAGTGGAGGGTTAGCAGTGTTATGGAAAAACAATGTTAATTGTAGGGTGATTGGGTCGTCTATTAATCATATTGATATCCATATTGTAGAAAGAAACGTCCCAGTTTGGAGACTCACATGCTACTATGGATTTTCGGAAAGAGCTAGGCGCCATGATGCTTGGAATATGCTAAGACAGTTGGCTCAAGTAGATGGTCTTCCTTGGTTTATATTTGGTGATTTTAATGATTTGCTTTATGCGTCTGATAAAAGTGGTAAACATGCGCATCCACTGGGTCTTCTAGATGGTTTTCGAGCAGCTGTTGAGGATTATTCTCTTACCGAACTGGAGCTCACACGGGGGGAGTTTACTTGGGAGAAAGGCAAAGGGACTGATAATTGGGTAAGGGAGAGATTGGATAGAGCTTTTTCATCTAACGATTGGTAGTGCAAGTTTCCATAGTGTAAGCTTACTATGATTCATACGATTTATTCTGATCATGATCTGATAAGTATAgatttatttcataattatttcTCTCGTAAGCAATTTCGGTTCAGATTTGAGAATGTGTGGCTGAAGGAGCCTTCTTTTTATGATGAGGTTTCGACTTTCTTGAGTGGTATACCTACCATTCAGCTGTTGCCTAAATTACTCTTAGTTTCTTCCTTTATGGCTAAATGGGGAAGGAATTTTTTCCATAAGTTCAGGGACAAAGTCAAGAAGCAAAAAGAGGTGATAGATGGTTTGATAAACAGAGTTGATGAAGATGGAGTTCGTAGTTATTTCATCGAGAAGTATCGACTGGATGATTTAATGAAGCAAGAGGAGGCATACTGGCAGCAAAGAGCAAAAACAATTTGGCTCTCAGAGGGGGATACAAATTCAAAAAAATTTCATGCTCAAGCTTTAATGAGGAAAAAGGTAAACCGTATTGACTTTCTGCGAAATGATCAAGATGAGATTATCGATAATTAAGACGAGATATGTCAGATGGCTGTCGAGTACTTTAAAGGTGTTTTTGCAGGAGAAGATGAAAGTAATGTTCAGTATAGAAATGCTGAGCACATGGTGAAAACTGATATGCAAAATTTTATGCTTACGAAGGAGCTGGAGTTTGAGGAATTTACTAAGGCGATTAAACAAATGCATCCAGATAAAGCGTCTAGACCAGATGGATTTAGTCCAACTTTTTTTCAACATTTTTTGGTGATTCTTGGAAaagaaatttttgaaaattgTAAGCAGTGGCTTGGTGATTATTAATTCCCATCTGAGCTTAACAACACGACTTTGGTACTCATACCTAAGAAGGATAAAGTGGAAAGAATGTCTGAATTTCGTCCTATTGTGTTGTGTAATGTTCTATACAAAATATTGGCTAAGGTTCCGGAAAACAGACTGAAAAACATCCTTCCTATTTCAATTTCTGAGAATCAGTCTGCGTTCGTGCCCGGAAGGAGTATCACAGATAACGTGTTAATAGCGTTTGAAATTATTCATTACATGAAGAGGAAAAATAAGGGTCAAGAAGTGGAAGTAGCTTTAAACTCGATATAAGCAAGGCTTATGATCGTGTGGGTTGGACGTATCTGAGTCACAGAATGGAGGTGATGGGGTTTGATCAAAAGTGGATAAAATGGATGATTTTATGTGTTACAACAGTAGAATATATGGTGTGTGTGAATGGTACTCTGGCTGGTCCTATTATACCTGGAAGGGGATTGCGCCAAGGGGATCCCCTTTCGCCCTACCTGTTCTTATTTTGCGTTGAAGGCCTATCCAATGCACTTAAAGAAGCAGCTGCGAATAAGGAAATTCATGGATGTAAAGTCAGCACGAATGCACCAGAAGTTACTCATCTACTGTTTGATGATGATAGCTTTCTTTTTTTCAAGGCAGAA
The sequence above is drawn from the Apium graveolens cultivar Ventura chromosome 2, ASM990537v1, whole genome shotgun sequence genome and encodes:
- the LOC141707282 gene encoding alkane hydroxylase MAH1-like yields the protein MAINTVIGLVLLPLSLLIFLYYCMRKHNTSLLTNWPLVGMTPSALINAHKIHDFATCILRKSHHTFNFIGPSLANMNLLCTCDPANINYILSKNFTNYPKGTEFAKIFDVLGDGIFSVDGHLWDVHRSTTMSLFNHAQFYQTTQKNVREKMEKGLVPLLDYASEHGIEVDLNDIFQRLNFDNMCSLLLDHDPESLSLEFPDVPFHKALVDFQEAVFYRYVLPESLWKLQRWIGFGKEKKLSKAQEVIDEFMYKCISMKRQQGVLKKFDHKSVAVENDKLDLSTAFMEFADKEMPGNPDKFLRDTLLSLIIGGKDSTSVALSWLFWLLSQNPSVESKIYEEINTNLQSKEVKSWMLFSKKEELQKLVYLHAAVCEALRLYPSVPLNHKTPAQADILPSGHRVEKDSKILLFYYAMGRMESIWGKDCLEFKPERWITKHGGLNHEPSYKFIAFNAGPRLCIGKDMTLTRIKIIATTIIHAYSIQVVENHPVVPSASVILEMKYGLKVRVTKRSA
- the LOC141688070 gene encoding uncharacterized protein LOC141688070, encoding MSGGLAVLWKNNVNCRVIGSSINHIDIHIVERNVPVWRLTCYYGFSERARRHDAWNMLRQLAQVDGLPWFIFGDFNDLLYASDKSGKHAHPLGLLDGFRAAVEDYSLTELELTRGEFTWEKGKGTDNWQFRFRFENVWLKEPSFYDEVSTFLSGIPTIQLLPKLLLVSSFMAKWGRNFFHKFRDKVKKQKEVIDGLINRVDEDGVRSYFIEKYRLDDLMKQEEAYWQQRAKTIWLSEGDTNSKKFHAQALMRKKVNRIDFLRNDQDEIIDN